In Candidatus Kaistella beijingensis, a genomic segment contains:
- a CDS encoding alpha/beta fold hydrolase, with translation MKTSLQHITLYNFELISGKTLDIHLSYQVFGQDLFSAPIVLVNHALTGNSNVSGENGWWKTLLGENKTIDTNKFTVICFNIPGNGFDGNLLENYEDFKSKDIAKIFLEGLKLLKIEKLHTIIGGSLGGAIGWEMLAVQSDLTENFIPIACDYKTSDWLHSQCLVQKFLLTQKEEPVQKARIHAMLCYRTPESLNLRFKNEIDEEREILKSHDWLNFHGKSLNERFSLSAYHLMNHLLINIDAPQEELKNINANIHLVAVDSDLFFPAFEIKKCHENLIKNKSNAFYHEIYSIHGHDAFLMEYEQLNEILGKIIT, from the coding sequence TTGAAAACTTCGCTACAACATATCACCCTTTATAATTTTGAACTGATTTCAGGCAAAACGCTTGACATTCACTTGTCGTATCAAGTTTTCGGACAGGATTTATTTTCTGCGCCGATTGTTTTGGTGAATCACGCTTTAACAGGAAACTCCAATGTTTCAGGCGAAAATGGATGGTGGAAAACCTTGCTTGGCGAAAACAAAACCATTGATACCAACAAATTCACAGTCATCTGTTTCAATATTCCGGGAAATGGTTTTGATGGAAATTTGCTTGAAAACTATGAGGATTTCAAGTCTAAAGATATTGCGAAAATTTTCTTGGAAGGGTTAAAGTTATTAAAAATTGAAAAACTTCATACCATTATCGGCGGTTCTTTAGGAGGCGCAATTGGTTGGGAAATGTTGGCAGTTCAAAGTGATTTGACGGAAAACTTCATTCCAATTGCTTGCGATTACAAGACTTCGGATTGGCTTCATTCCCAATGTTTAGTTCAAAAATTTTTGCTGACTCAAAAGGAAGAACCAGTTCAAAAAGCCCGAATTCATGCGATGCTTTGTTACAGAACACCCGAATCGTTAAATCTTCGTTTCAAGAATGAAATTGATGAAGAAAGAGAAATTTTAAAATCACACGATTGGCTCAATTTTCATGGGAAATCTTTAAACGAAAGATTTAGTTTAAGTGCTTATCATTTGATGAATCATTTGTTGATAAACATTGATGCACCTCAAGAAGAACTAAAAAATATTAATGCAAACATCCATTTAGTTGCAGTTGATTCTGATTTGTTTTTCCCCGCTTTTGAAATAAAAAAGTGCCATGAAAATTTAATAAAAAACAAATCAAATGCTTTCTACCATGAAATCTATTCCATTCATGGGCACGATGCTTTTTTAATGGAATATGAACAATTAAATGAAATTTTAGGTAAAATAATAACGTAA